One part of the Anopheles coustani chromosome 2, idAnoCousDA_361_x.2, whole genome shotgun sequence genome encodes these proteins:
- the LOC131261861 gene encoding uncharacterized protein LOC131261861 codes for MKSLFVCLLLALAGQSLAQSQDEFIEYLLEIQYQAEAIHQLMEGTFDNVRFSMSDQLVELNQQLISRMNNALEEVEQIREDTEDFVGESSAPAACVNVATANWAIEIEWVGQALSRCASNANIQITSRTADVHAALEEAQIASTELQNIVVRGFIDWNAIDYTEQISSIVGTQIQDKYDYFTRITQPALERALQGVFDLDDNLLPEIVTCVDRGVERFNNYGRVIRDTLFFCSQ; via the exons ATGAAGAGCCTGTTCGTTTGCCTGCTGCTGGCCCTGGCCGGTCAA TCCCTTGCCCAGAGCCAAGATGAGTTCATCGAGTACCTGCTGGAGATCCAGTACCAGGCCGAAGCCATCCACCAGCTGATGGAGGGTACGTTCGACAATGTCCGCTTCTCGATGAGCGACCAGCTGGTCGAGTTGAACCAACAGTTGATTTCCCGCATGAACAACGCCCTGGAGGAGGTCGAGCAGATCCGCGAGGACACCGAGGACTTCGTCGGCGAGTCGTCGGCTCCGGCTGCCTGCGTTAACGTGGCCACCGCCAACTGGGCCATCGAAATCGAGTGGGTTGGACAGGCTCTGTCGCGCTGCGCCAGCAATGCTAACATTCAGATCACCTCGCGCACGGCCGATGTCCATGCCGCCCTCGAGGAGGCCCAGATCGCCTCGACCGAGCTCCAGAACATCGTTGTCCGTGGTTTCATCGACTGGAACGCCATCGACTACACCGAGCAGATCTCGTCCATCGTTGGAACCCAGATCCAGGACAAGTACGACTACTTCACCAGAATCACGCAGCCCGCTCTGGAGCGCGCCCTGCAGGGCGTGTTCGATCTGGACGACAACCTGCTGCCGGAGATCGTGACCTGCGTTGACCGCGGTGTGGAGCGTTTCAACAACTACGGCCGTGTCATCCGCGACACGCTGTTCTTCTGCTCGCAGTAA
- the LOC131261862 gene encoding uncharacterized protein LOC131261862 translates to MKSLFVCLLLALAGQSLAQSENEFIQYLLDIQTQAEEAHDVMESAFNNLRFRLSEELVQLNEQLISRMNSALQEIQDVREDTEDFVGESAAPASCVDVAVANWAVEIDLVGEALSRCASRANVEITSRTAEVHAALENAQIESTELQNIVVRGFIDWNAIDFTEELADVVGAQIENRLDYFTRITQPDMERILQGVSDLDDNLLPEIVTCVERGVERFSNYGQVIRDTLFFCAQ, encoded by the exons ATGAAGAGCCTGTTCGTCTGCCTGCTGCTGGCCCTGGCCGGTCAA TCGCTTGCTCAGAGCGAAAATGAGTTCATCCAGTACCTGCTCGACATCCAGACCCAGGCCGAAGAGGCCCATGATGTCATGGAGAGCGCGTTCAACAATCTTCGCTTCCGATTGAGCGAGGAACTGGTTCAATTGAACGAACAGCTGATTTCCCGCATGAACAGCGCCCTTCAGGAGATCCAGGATGTCCGTGAGGACACCGAGGACTTTGTCGGTGAATCGGCGGCTCCGGCTAGCTGCGTTGACGTGGCCGTCGCTAACTGGGCCGTTGAGATCGACTTAGTTGGAGAGGCTCTGTCGCGCTGCGCCAGCCGCGCCAATGTTGAGATCACCTCCCGTACGGCCGAGGTCCACGCCGCTCTCGAGAATGCCCAGATCGAATCGACCGAGCTCCAGAACATCGTTGTCCGTGGTTTCATCGACTGGAACGCCATCGACTTCACCGAGGAGCTAGCGGATGTTGTTGGCGCTCAGATCGAGAACCGACTGGATTACTTCACCAGAATCACTCAGCCCGATATGGAGCGCATCCTGCAGGGAGTCTCCGATCTGGACGACAACCTGCTGCCGGAGATCGTGACTTGCGTCGAGCGTGGTGTGGAGCGTTTCAGCAACTACGGCCAAGTCATCCGCGACACGTTGTTCTTCTGTGCGCAATAA